The DNA region GTTGCGCACTTCGGGGGCGTCGACGTTCTCGTCAACAACGCGGCGATCAACCCGCAGTTCGGCCAGAGCATGGACATGGATTTCGGCGTGCTCGACAAGATGCTCGATGTCAACGTGCGCGGCTACTTCCTGGCGGCGCAGCAATGCGCGCCGCACATGCGCCGGCGCGGCGGCGGCTCGATCATCAATGTCGCCAGCATTGCCGGCCTCGAACCGATGACCGGCGGCGGGTTCTACTCCATGACCAAGGCCGCCGTGCTGATGATGACGCGTGTGCTGGCAAAGGAGCTTGGCCCCGACAAGATCCGCGTCAACGCCATCGCCCCCGGCGTCATCCGCACCAAGTTCAGCTATGTGCTGTGGAACACGCCGCAGATCCACGAGCGCGTAGCCGGCAGCGCCGCCCTGCGGCGCATCGGCGAGCCGGACGAACTGATCGGCACCGCGCTCTATCTGGCGTCGGATGCATCGTCGTTCACCACCGGCGCGACGATCGTCGTCGACGGCGGTTAGCGCCGTGTTGATTTTTGACATTAGTCCGGTTACGCCTATAATCTCGCATACAGGCTGTGACGGAGACGAGTAGCGCGCGGCAGCCGCTGTCCAGAGAGCGGGCGGATCGGTGAAACGCCTGCACAGCGGTCGCGCTGCGAAGACACTCCCGAGCTTCGAGCTAGTTGCTAGCAGCTAGTCGCTAGTCACTAGTCGACGGGAATCGCAATCCCGTTATAGATTGCGCCAGCCAAGCGGCTGGACGAAGGCCCGGCACGATCACCGGGCAAATGAGGGTGGCACCACGACGAAACTCGTCCCTTTCCGGGGCGAGTTTATTTTTTGCCTGCACGCTGGCAGGCTCACCGGAGGCACTCTATGCTCAAATCGATTAACTGCGGGGCCGTTCGCGCGGAACACGCGGGCCAGACCGTAACGCTGGCCGGCTGGGTCAACCGCCGCCGCGATCATGGCGGACTGATCTTTATCGATCTGCGCGACCGCGACGGGATCGTACAAGTCGTATTCAACGAGCAAGAGAACCCCGACGCGTTCAAGATCGCCCAGGGCGCCAAGCCGGAATACGTCCTGCAGATCAAAGGCGCCGTCCGTGCGCGGTCGGCCGAGATGATCAACCGCAACATCGCTTCCGGCGAAATCGAGATCGTCGCGCAGAGCATCCGCGTCCTCAACGAATCGAAGACGCCTCCGGTCCCGACAACCGACGATGTGCCGACGACCGACGAGAACATGCGCTTGCGCTACCGCTTCCTGGACCTGCGGCGGCCCAAACTGCAGCGCAACCTGTTACTGCGGCATCAAATCCTGATGTTCATCCGCAACTATCTGACGCAGCGCGGCTTCGTCGAGATCGAGACGCCGCTGCTGTTCAAGTCGACGCCGGAAGGCGCGCGCGAGTTCCTCGTGCCGAGCCGCCTGCAGCCGGGCAAGTTCTACGCGCTGCCGCAGTCGCCGCAGCAACTCAAGCAACTGCTGATGGTCGCCGGCATGGAGCGCTACTTCCAGATCGCGCGCTGCATGCGCGACGAGGCGTCGCGCGCCGACCGCCAGCCGGAGTTCACGCAACTCGACATGGAGATCTCGTTCGTGGAGCGCGAGGACGTGCTTCAGTTGATCGAGACGATGTTCACGCAGCTCGTCGAGACGGTCGCGCCGGACAAGCGTTTCGTGCAGAAACCGTGGCCGCGTTTTACTTACGCCGAGGCGATCGAGCGATTCGGGGACGATAAGTTCGACATCCGCTTCGGGATGGAATTGCAGAACGTGACCGCGCTCGCCAAAGGCGCGGGCTTCCGCGTATTTGACGACGCCGAGCAGGTCAAGGCAATCGTCGTGCCGGGCTGCGCCCACTACAGCCGCAAGCAGCTCGACGAACTGACCAACTACGTCAAAGACTTCGGCGCGAAGGGACTGGCATACGCAGCGGTGCTGGAAACCGAAGTGCGCTCGTCGTTCGGCAAGCTGATCGCGCCGGAGAAGATGCAGGCGATCCTGTCGGCGCTCGGCGCAAAGACGGGCGATCTCGCGCTATTCGTTGCGGACAAGCCGGTGATCGTTGCGACCGCGCTCGGCCGCCTGCGCGTGGAAATGGCCGATCGGCTCAAAATGCGCGACGAGAAACTGCTTGGCTTCTGCTGGGTCATCGACTTCCCGCTGTTCAAGTGGAACGACGAGGATCACCGCTTCGAACCGAGCCACCACATCTTCACGTCGCCGCTGCCAGAGGACATCCCGCTGCTGGACACTGAGCCGGCGAAGGCGCGCGGCGCGCAGTACGACCTGGTGTGCAACAACTACGAGGTCGGCGGCGGCTCGATCCGAATCCACGAGCGCGCGCTGCAGGAGAAGCTGTTTGACTTGATCTCGATGCCGCGCGACGTGGCCAAGGACCGCTTCGGTCACATGCTCGAAGCGTTCGAGTACGGCACGCCACCGCACGGCGGCATCGCGCC from Chloroflexota bacterium includes:
- a CDS encoding glucose 1-dehydrogenase translates to MNNELFSLKDKTAIITGASKGIGESIARGFAKAGARVVVSSRKQDAVDDVARQINAAGGVAIGVAAHMGEPGAISALIDATVAHFGGVDVLVNNAAINPQFGQSMDMDFGVLDKMLDVNVRGYFLAAQQCAPHMRRRGGGSIINVASIAGLEPMTGGGFYSMTKAAVLMMTRVLAKELGPDKIRVNAIAPGVIRTKFSYVLWNTPQIHERVAGSAALRRIGEPDELIGTALYLASDASSFTTGATIVVDGG
- the aspS gene encoding aspartate--tRNA ligase, encoding MLKSINCGAVRAEHAGQTVTLAGWVNRRRDHGGLIFIDLRDRDGIVQVVFNEQENPDAFKIAQGAKPEYVLQIKGAVRARSAEMINRNIASGEIEIVAQSIRVLNESKTPPVPTTDDVPTTDENMRLRYRFLDLRRPKLQRNLLLRHQILMFIRNYLTQRGFVEIETPLLFKSTPEGAREFLVPSRLQPGKFYALPQSPQQLKQLLMVAGMERYFQIARCMRDEASRADRQPEFTQLDMEISFVEREDVLQLIETMFTQLVETVAPDKRFVQKPWPRFTYAEAIERFGDDKFDIRFGMELQNVTALAKGAGFRVFDDAEQVKAIVVPGCAHYSRKQLDELTNYVKDFGAKGLAYAAVLETEVRSSFGKLIAPEKMQAILSALGAKTGDLALFVADKPVIVATALGRLRVEMADRLKMRDEKLLGFCWVIDFPLFKWNDEDHRFEPSHHIFTSPLPEDIPLLDTEPAKARGAQYDLVCNNYEVGGGSIRIHERALQEKLFDLISMPRDVAKDRFGHMLEAFEYGTPPHGGIAPGIDRLTMVLAGEPNLREVMAFPKTQNFADLFLGAPSTVTQQQLDELKIKLVVEE